In a genomic window of Streptomyces roseoviridis:
- a CDS encoding undecaprenyl-diphosphate phosphatase, whose translation MSWFESFILGLVQGLTEFLPISSSAHLRLTAAFAGWHDPGAAFTAITQIGTETAVLIYFRKDIARILSAWFRSLSDKAMRSDHDAQMGWLVIVGSIPIGVLGVTLKDQIEGPFRDLRLIATTLIVMGIVLGIADRLAARDEIGGRHRAIRERKTLKELGVRDGLIFGVCQAMALIPGVSRSGATISGGLLMGYTREAAARYSFLLAIPAVLASGVFELKDAGEGGHVSWGPTIFATVIAFGVGYAVIAWFMKFITTKSFMPFVIYRIILGIVLFVLVGTDVLSPHAGESAG comes from the coding sequence ATGAGTTGGTTCGAATCATTCATCCTCGGACTCGTCCAGGGGCTGACGGAGTTCCTTCCCATCTCCTCCAGCGCGCATCTGCGGCTCACCGCCGCGTTCGCCGGCTGGCACGACCCGGGTGCCGCCTTCACGGCCATCACCCAGATCGGCACCGAGACGGCCGTCCTCATCTACTTCCGCAAGGACATCGCGCGGATCCTCTCCGCCTGGTTCCGCTCGCTGTCCGACAAGGCGATGCGCTCGGACCACGACGCCCAGATGGGCTGGCTGGTCATCGTCGGCTCGATCCCGATCGGTGTCCTCGGCGTCACGCTCAAGGACCAGATCGAGGGCCCGTTCCGCGACCTGCGGCTGATCGCCACCACGCTGATCGTCATGGGCATCGTGCTCGGGATCGCCGACCGGCTCGCCGCCCGCGACGAGATCGGCGGCCGGCACCGCGCCATCCGCGAGCGCAAGACGCTCAAGGAGCTCGGCGTGCGCGACGGCCTGATCTTCGGCGTCTGCCAGGCGATGGCCCTGATCCCCGGCGTCTCCCGCTCCGGCGCCACCATCTCCGGCGGTCTGCTCATGGGCTACACCCGTGAGGCCGCGGCCCGTTACTCCTTCCTGCTCGCCATCCCGGCCGTGCTCGCCTCCGGCGTGTTCGAGCTGAAGGACGCGGGCGAGGGCGGCCACGTCTCCTGGGGACCGACGATCTTCGCCACCGTCATCGCCTTCGGCGTGGGTTACGCGGTCATCGCCTGGTTCATGAAGTTCATCACCACCAAGTCCTTCATGCCGTTCGTGATCTACCGGATCATCCTCGGCATCGTCCTGTTCGTTCTGGTCGGCACGGACGTCCTCAGCCCCCACGCGGGCGAGTCGGCCGGCTGA